One Fulvia fulva chromosome 8, complete sequence DNA window includes the following coding sequences:
- a CDS encoding Guanine nucleotide-binding protein negative regulator 1 yields MSSDIHQEGQNFTPKCVGSTRDTFNHVTKSGRSNFFRNAAFSGDGTTIVTQNEDQCLKTFVLPTDLLDDRDEPTQLIPYATYQSGSNIQSYALYPHFSLHNPATTLVLSGSADVPITLRNALHYDTIHGTYPFVTPTTEEHLPPRSLAFTRDGRRFIAGSVNVLATFDCTRTGEGPLSTQKLRPGKGQVQHFSTWQLQRKGIVSAMSISSEGMLAIGTNEREIALFEDDGLGECSTVFELEGRGGSGITGLKWSPDGQYLLVAERQSDVVQVFDIRNTQSRVASLAGRRANTPQVLGIDVVPTAAGFEVWGGGTDGIVRMWSNPGSKGGAQSPDTEMKMHDTAVSSAVWHPSGVVMATCSGERPSTIADGSDEEPDLCEDSIDNTLRLWTV; encoded by the coding sequence ATGTCTTCGGATATCCATCAAGAGGGACAGAACTTCACGCCAAAGTGCGTCGGTTCGACAAGAGACACGTTCAATCATGTCACAAAAAGCGGGAGATCGAACTTCTTCCGCAACGCAGCCTTCAGCGGCGACGGCACCACCATAGTCACGCAGAATGAAGACCAATGCCTGAAAACGTTCGTCCTGCCGACAGACTTGCTAGACGATCGTGACGAGCCTACGCAACTCATCCCATACGCCACCTATCAATCTGGCAGCAACATCCAAAGCTATGCTCTCTACCCACACTTCTCCCTCCACAACCCGGCAACCACCCTAGTCCTCTCCGGCAGTGCAGACGTGCCCATCACTCTTCGCAATGCATTACACTACGACACCATCCATGGAACATACCCCTTCGTCACTCCCACTACAGAAGAGCACCTTCCACCTCGAAGCTTAGCGTTCACCAGAGATGGCAGGCGCTTCATTGCAGGCAGTGTCAACGTTCTTGCCACATTCGACTGCACCAGGACCGGTGAGGGACCGCTAAGCACGCAAAAGCTTCGACCTGGGAAGGGTCAAGTGCAGCACTTCAGTACTTGGCAGCTGCAGCGGAAGGGTATTGTGTCGGCTATGAGTATCAGCAGTGAAGGCATGCTTGCGATTGGGACGAATGAGCGTGAGATTGCGTTGTTCGAGGATGACGGCTTGGGAGAGTGCTCGACAGTCTTTGAGCTTGAAGGCCGCGGCGGTAGCGGCATCACCGGACTGAAGTGGAGTCCTGACGGGCAGTATCTGCTTGTTGCCGAGAGGCAGAGCGATGTCGTGCAGGTCTTTGACATCCGCAATACTCAGTCGAGGGTGGCGAGCCTAGCTGGCAGGAGGGCAAATACGCCTCAAGTACTTGGCATCGATGTCGTGCCAACAGCTGCTGGCTTTGAGGTGTGGGGTGGTGGGACCGATGGAATAGTCAGGATGTGGAGCAATCCTGGCTCGAAGGGAGGCGCGCAGAGTCCGGATACAGAGATGAAGATGCATGATACAGCTGTCTCGAGTGCAGTATGGCATCCTTCCGGCGTGGTGATGGCAACTTGCTCAGGTGAACGACCTTCGACGATTGCTGATGGCAGTGATGAAGAACCCGACCTGTGCGAGGACTCGATTGATAACACGCTCCGGCTCTGGACGGTGTGA
- a CDS encoding heat shock protein, mitochondrial, with translation MSTAIKSIKALAPLLDRVLIQRAKAEAKTAGGLFLPETAVKELNEAKVLAVGPGAMDKDGKRIPMGVQAGDRVLIPQFGGSPIKVGEEEYSIFRDHEHLTEDKAPQRSIFAHTEGIQNGGPFCRASAFLLQLFVTTHAAIGYRQNTILSFALLCGHAFAAPAVESASATRLAAFGREDVPAATHISVTAAPSEPTALGVSQLEVAASSPFWPWSNNTDIKAPVLVHGPNGTVAVHLNSTSRVAHQDINSTNHDSPAPLSAEKEKLLKKYYNIYSKYHLAVATRERFTRYLAYTKAAIKDEEAHLHYALEVWDNNLWSMQKFCDGKQVCILPYQTRINEMRVTAQDTEKGLEKLDHYQKQLEKKVAKAEKQVERASEKLTPLYAEFYKQNWNVTVPVHHGPTITILTLTPTPTPTLHSAAGYAAPTTESAAGYAATSTESAAGYTAPTYHPIAKREDIDGPIDGDDDFHIDSDLMTLKNLEGRLRAIEAYLAQLERQEEQSAKEIDYLGAAYTHTANKLPDLYINRLDLAKELLENLDGDTHDLEEESDRTGEALEQAWGTIDDLWKSIGETMPETMKTKMNISKHEAIKTEVEAAIEEAQDKTDATATATTAAPSDDATPTAPAHLCNAPNDCPEPYRPDALHEG, from the exons ATG TCGACCGCCATCAAGTCCATCAAGGCTCTTGCGCCCCTCCTCGACCGAGTCCTCATCCAGCGCGCAAAGGCCGAAGCAAAAACCGCCGGTGGTCTCTTCCTCCCGGAGACAGCCGTGAAGGAGTTGAACGAGGCCAAGGTGTTGGCAGTGGGCCCAGGTGCCATGGACAAGGACGGCAAGAGGATACCAATGGGTGTGCAGGCGGGTGACAGAGTGCTTATCCCACAA TTCGGCGGCAGCCCGATCAAGGTCGGCGAGGAGGAGTACTCCATTTTCCGGGATCACGA GCACCTCACGGAAGACAAGGCTCCACAACGATCAATATTCGCGCACACCGAAGGCATTCAAAATGGCGGTCCATTCTGCAGAGCTTCTGCCTTCCTGCTTCAACTTTTCGTCACCACACACGCCGCCATAGGATATCGCCAGAACACCATCTTGAGCTTTGCGCTCCTCTGCGGCCATGCCTTTGCTGCCCCTGCCGTGGAGTCTGCCT CAGCTACACGTCTCGCAGCCTTCGGCCGAGAGGATGTGCCCGCAGCGACACACATCTCAGTGACTGCCGCACCGTCTGAGCCTACCGCATTGGGGGTTTCCCAATTGGAAGTTGCAGCCAGCTCGCCGTTCTGGCCCTGGTCCAACAACACTGACATCAAGGCACCAGTCCTTGTGCACGGACCGAATGGTACTGTTGCCGTCCATCTCAACTCTACCTCCCGTGTGGCCCATCAAGATATCAACAGCACCAACCACGACTCCCCCGCCCCCCTCTCCGCAGAAAAGGAAAAACTCCTCAAGAAGTACTACAACATCTACAGCAAGTACCACCTCGCAGTAGCCACCAGGGAGCGCTTCACCCGCTACCTCGCCTACACCAAGGCCGCCATCAAGGATGAAGAAGCTCACTTGCACTACGCGCTGGAGGTGTGGGACAACAATCTCTGGTCCATGCAAAAATTTTGCGACGGCAAGCAGGTCTGCATCCTTCCCTACCAGACCCGAATCAACGAGATGAGAGTGACGGCTCAGGACACTGAGAAGGGTCTCGAAAAGCTGGACCATTACCAGAAGCAACTTGAGAAGAAGGTCGCGAAGGCTGAGAAGCAGGTTGAGCGTGCTAGTGAGAAGCTTACGCCGTTGTATGCGGAGTTCTACAAGCAGAACTGGAATGTTACGGTCCCGGTTCATCATGGCCCTACTATCACGATCTTGACTTTGACTCCGACTCCAACCCCGACTCTGCATAGCGCTGCTGGGTATGCTGCACCGACCACGGAGAGTGCCGCTGGGTATGCTGCGACGAGCACGGAGAGTGCCGCTGGGTACACTGCACCAACCTACCATCCCATTGCCAAGCGAGAGGACATCGATGGGCCGATCGACGGTGATGATGACTTCCATATTGATTCCGACTTGATGACCCTCAAGAATCTTGAGGGAAGGTTACGAGCCATCGAGGCATATCTTGCCCAACTCGAGCGCCAAGAGGAACAATCTGCCAAAGAAATCGACTATCTCGGGGCTGCGTATACTCACACTGCCAATAAGCTGCCAGACCTCTACATCAACCGTCTCGACCTGGCAAAGGAGTTGCTGGAGAACTTGGACGGCGACACTCATGATCTGGAGGAAGAGTCTGACCGCACCGGCGAGGCTCTCGAGCAGGCTTGGGGGACCATTGATGACCTCTGGAAGTCTATCGGGGAGACAATGCCTGAGACTATGAAGACGAAGATGAACATCTCTAAGCACGAGGCGATCAAGACAGAGGTGGAGGCCGCTATCGAGGAGGCCCAGGACAAGACTGATGCCACCGCCACCGCCACCACCGCTGCACCTTCCGATGATGCTACCCCGACCGCGCCGGCCCACCTATGCAACGCTCCGAATGATTGTCCAGAGCCCTACCGCCCTGACGCCCTGCATGAAGGATAG